Proteins from one Chloroflexota bacterium genomic window:
- the fdhF gene encoding formate dehydrogenase subunit alpha, with protein sequence MSVNLIINERNVTTPDGSTILQAACLAGIDIPTLCHHPDLVNVGACRMCVVSVKGARVLQTACTAPAMEGMVVDTMSPEAIETRKFVLEMLLSDHPNECMTCEVAGDCELQDLVYDYSVAWPTKYGDAHDYPIDPDPNPFIAIDLNKCILCGRCIRACSEIQNRDVLSFAYRGFQTKLVAGADQFLLDANCESCGQCVAFCPVGALTDKMSLGTGRSNQVTKVRTTCSYCGVGCNFDLNVRNNQIVRVTSSQAAPVNGMALCVKGRYGFDYVHHEDRLKRPLVRAKWLSGIQEKIDAGEWRIAGDLLTLRRGRNRTRRNGSDEQTSPSQQPVDVAPPETLVETDWDTALAVVAQKFVQEKKDYGGDAFAVLASAKCTSEENFLFAKFTRQMLATNSIDHCARLUHSATVTGLVTSFGSGAMTNSIQDIVEDSQCIFIIGSNTTENHPVIGGKIRRAQRHRGARLIVADPRRIDITNYADLHLRNKPGTDIALLNGLMHVILREGWQDNEFIETRTENFDDLKAVVDRYSPEVASEITGVAAADIELAARMMAENRPGALLYAMGITQHTVGVANVMSCANLQMLLGNMGKPGSGVNPLRGQNNVQGACDMGGLPNVHAGYQKVTDPAVREKFEQAWGVPLDDKVGLTVTEMLDAAEQGKVRCLYVIGENPMVSDPDLNHVRHTLQKTEFIVVQDLFFTETGQFADVILPAASFAEKEGTFTNTERRIQRVRRAISPPGEAQTDSWIITQLAKRMLAMGAVEPDPDALWADWEYAGPADAMDEINHLTPIYAGVTYARLEGGEQLHWPIFDRRHPGTPILHVGTFSRGLGYFAAADHLPPAELPDEAYPLMLTTGRVLYHWHGGEMTHRARGLEAMYPEALVEIHPRDAAHARIGNGDLMKVASRRGEIVAKAQVTDRVEPGLIFATFHFAESAANFLTNPVIDPQAKIPEFKVCAVRVELA encoded by the coding sequence ATGTCGGTCAACCTTATCATCAACGAAAGAAATGTAACAACCCCGGATGGTAGCACAATCCTCCAGGCTGCCTGCCTGGCCGGTATCGACATTCCAACGCTCTGCCATCATCCCGACCTCGTCAATGTCGGCGCGTGCCGGATGTGTGTGGTGTCGGTGAAGGGGGCGCGGGTGCTACAGACAGCCTGCACGGCGCCTGCCATGGAGGGCATGGTGGTGGACACCATGAGCCCCGAGGCCATCGAAACGCGCAAATTCGTGCTCGAAATGCTGCTCAGCGACCATCCCAACGAATGTATGACCTGTGAGGTGGCCGGTGACTGCGAGTTGCAGGATCTTGTCTACGACTACAGTGTGGCGTGGCCAACTAAGTACGGGGACGCCCACGACTATCCCATCGACCCGGACCCAAATCCCTTTATCGCTATCGACCTGAATAAGTGCATTCTCTGCGGCCGCTGTATCCGGGCCTGCAGCGAAATCCAAAACCGGGATGTCTTGAGCTTTGCTTACCGGGGCTTTCAGACAAAACTGGTGGCGGGCGCCGATCAGTTCCTCCTGGATGCCAACTGTGAGAGCTGCGGTCAATGTGTGGCATTCTGTCCGGTCGGCGCCCTGACCGACAAGATGAGCCTGGGCACCGGCCGATCAAATCAGGTGACCAAGGTTCGAACCACCTGCTCCTACTGTGGCGTCGGCTGCAACTTCGACCTCAATGTGCGTAACAACCAGATTGTTCGGGTGACCAGCAGCCAGGCCGCTCCGGTCAACGGAATGGCTCTTTGCGTGAAGGGCCGTTACGGCTTCGATTATGTCCACCATGAGGACCGGTTGAAGCGCCCCCTGGTACGGGCGAAATGGCTCAGCGGCATACAGGAGAAGATCGATGCCGGCGAGTGGCGGATCGCCGGTGACCTTCTGACACTGCGGCGGGGAAGGAACAGAACGCGCAGAAATGGCAGCGACGAACAAACCAGCCCATCGCAACAGCCTGTTGACGTCGCGCCGCCAGAGACCCTCGTCGAGACCGATTGGGACACCGCACTGGCGGTGGTGGCACAGAAGTTCGTACAGGAGAAAAAGGACTACGGTGGTGATGCCTTTGCAGTGTTGGCCTCCGCCAAATGCACCAGCGAGGAGAATTTCCTGTTCGCAAAATTCACCCGGCAGATGTTGGCAACCAACAGCATCGATCACTGCGCCCGTCTCTGACACAGCGCCACCGTCACCGGTCTGGTGACAAGTTTTGGCAGTGGCGCCATGACGAACTCCATTCAGGATATTGTCGAGGATAGCCAGTGCATTTTTATCATCGGCAGCAACACCACGGAGAACCACCCGGTGATCGGTGGCAAGATCCGGCGCGCGCAGCGACACCGTGGCGCCAGACTGATCGTCGCCGACCCGCGACGAATCGACATCACCAACTATGCTGACCTCCACCTCCGCAACAAACCAGGTACCGACATCGCCTTGCTCAACGGGTTGATGCACGTCATCCTGCGAGAAGGCTGGCAGGACAACGAATTCATCGAAACCCGCACCGAGAACTTCGATGATCTGAAGGCGGTTGTCGACAGATATTCGCCGGAAGTGGCAAGTGAGATCACCGGCGTAGCCGCGGCCGACATCGAGTTGGCCGCCCGCATGATGGCGGAGAATCGCCCCGGCGCACTGCTCTACGCCATGGGAATCACCCAACATACGGTGGGTGTAGCCAACGTTATGAGCTGCGCCAACCTGCAGATGTTGTTGGGAAACATGGGAAAGCCCGGTAGCGGGGTAAACCCCTTGCGCGGCCAGAACAACGTGCAGGGTGCCTGCGACATGGGCGGCCTGCCCAATGTCCATGCTGGTTATCAAAAAGTGACTGATCCAGCCGTGCGGGAGAAATTTGAACAGGCATGGGGCGTGCCGCTGGACGATAAGGTCGGATTGACCGTCACCGAGATGTTGGACGCTGCCGAGCAGGGTAAGGTTCGCTGCCTCTACGTGATCGGCGAGAATCCCATGGTCAGCGATCCCGACCTGAATCACGTGCGCCATACCCTCCAGAAGACCGAGTTCATCGTCGTGCAGGACCTTTTCTTCACGGAGACGGGGCAATTCGCCGACGTCATATTGCCTGCGGCCAGCTTTGCCGAGAAGGAAGGAACCTTCACCAATACCGAGCGTCGCATTCAGCGCGTTCGACGGGCAATCTCGCCGCCGGGCGAAGCCCAGACCGACTCATGGATCATCACCCAGCTTGCCAAAAGAATGCTTGCCATGGGCGCCGTCGAACCCGATCCGGATGCCCTGTGGGCGGACTGGGAATATGCAGGTCCGGCCGATGCTATGGATGAAATCAATCACCTCACTCCCATCTATGCCGGTGTGACCTACGCCCGGCTGGAAGGGGGAGAACAGTTGCACTGGCCTATCTTTGACCGGCGCCATCCCGGGACCCCCATCCTGCACGTCGGTACCTTCAGCCGGGGCCTGGGATACTTTGCCGCAGCCGACCATCTGCCACCGGCCGAGCTTCCCGACGAAGCGTACCCGCTCATGCTCACAACGGGACGGGTGCTCTATCACTGGCACGGTGGAGAAATGACCCATCGAGCCAGAGGTCTGGAAGCTATGTATCCCGAAGCCCTGGTAGAGATCCATCCCAGGGATGCGGCCCATGCCCGGATCGGCAATGGTGACTTAATGAAGGTTGCCTCCCGTCGAGGCGAGATAGTTGCCAAAGCCCAGGTAACTGATCGGGTCGAGCCAGGACTGATCTTTGCAACGTTTCATTTTGCAGAGTCGGCGGCAAATTTCCTGACCAACCCGGTCATCGATCCCCAGGCCAAGATTCCCGAATTCAAGGTCTGCGCAGTGCGGGTGGAACTGGCATGA